The Liolophura sinensis isolate JHLJ2023 chromosome 6, CUHK_Ljap_v2, whole genome shotgun sequence genomic sequence TCTGCTCTCCAAAGCTTGTTCCCTTGTCGAGGAAGACATAAAATCGCCCATTTTTTTCGCCGTGAATGCACAGTTATGACTCGTTGCCATAACTTAAGATGAAAAGAGGTAATATTAAATCCTAGATGAATCTGAGATCATTCTATTTCCGTAATTTCTTTTTCCACATCGCTGGGTATATGTACAATCATACTATAATGTCGTCCATATGTTCCCCGGCTTTTGAAATCAATTTGGATAAACCAATTACCGACAAAATAGTGTTTGCTAGAACTGCTGACTATGTTTCCACTTGACTTAGTATTAGAAACGGAATACTTTTTATCGGTCAATCTTTGGTGGCAGCTTGACGAAGAGGGAAATCCCCCAAATGTCAGCTGAATGACTTCCTTTGTTTTGTCACTAGTGGAAAACTTGGTGTTATATTGCGATGTGCTCTGAGATGCGTCTGAATTTCATCTTAACTGGGTCACCAGTTAAcctgtaaattgacaagaagccgtatttgaCCGAtggcgtgtgaccatttgccagttattacactgccgtcgctgctctggtttttctgtcTATGTTATACGTCTTAATTATAGCAGTACAGTCATGTTAAAGAGCATTTGTCACTAAGTCCTTCATGATGTGTGGTATACACACGTCTTCTGTAACACCAGATTTAGGTTCTGTTGAAAAGAGGGCCACTGAAATCGTAAGTGGGAACAATTTTACTCCTAACCCTGAATCTTGTGATTCTGGAACTAAGCTAAAAGGGTTATGCTTTTGAACTGAAAACAGGATTTTTGCTGAACAAACCAGTGGTGTTTAATGATAACAGATTGTAGTCAGAATgactttcaaacatttgaagaGGTTATAAAGCGTGCTAATATTTCATCCTTCAGAGAGTGTGATCCTCATTCTGAACCTGATGCTGATACTGGGCCTAAcccttatactgacactgaTCCTCATGTAGATCCTCAAACTGTGCCTGATCCTCATGCTGAGCCTAAGCCTCGCACTCAACCTGCTCCTCACACTGGGCCTGCTACTCATGCTGAGTCTGATCCTCATGCTGAGTCTGATCCTCATGCTGAAGCTGATCCTCATGTTGGACCTGATCTTCATGCTGAGCTTGATCCTCATGCTGAGCCCAATCGGCTTGATCCTCATGCTGAGGCTGATCCTCACACTGGGCCTGCTCTTAATGCAGATTCTGATCCTCATGCTGAGTCTAATCCTCGGACTCAGCCTGATCCTCATACTGGGTCTGATCCTGATGCTGAGCCTGATCCTCACACTGGGCCTAATTCTCATGCTGAGCCTGGTTTTTATACTCAGCCTAATCCCCGTTCTAAACCAGGTTCTTATATTGATACTTCTCCTTGTGCGGGGAGTGATATCCGTCACTGTGCGCGCGagagtcatttttttttattttggagagCCCAACATGAGGGTAGCAAGGATCCCCTCTTCATTCCCTACACCGGCAGTAGCAATTTGTACATCAAAGAATCATGTGAATACCCTGTACAAAATCGATATAAAGATGACTGTCCATTTGTAATAATTGGCATAGTTAGACAGTAGCCAAGCAAAGGCTACTGTCTGCACCCCCGACCCCCCACCCCATCTGCCCCTGTGATGTTGGTGCTTTGGTGGCGAAGCAATAGCTCTCCATAGCTCTCTACTTTTCTCTACTACCGTAAGAAATAGCAATACTGCGTAGAATTGTTAACTGAGTCATCCAAGGTGTACAACTGTTAGTGATTTTATTAGTGAGATTTTATTTGAGTTGCAAGTGATAGAAACCTGACAGTCGTATGTGAATAAATCGATGTAAGAGCCAGAACTTTAGCTGGCCAGCCTTTATGGTATAACTTTAAATGATAGATTGCACAGCGGTTAATTAAATTCAGGCTTCTTTTTATCCAGGAATTCGTTCTTACAGTCATTTAagattttcattgattttgcATTTGTGGACAAACATTCTGGGTAAGGAAATTGAATAGCttggaaaataaagaaaaaatagaaattttaATGGAAGGTTGTGGCAGCCACATCGCGAAGAGCGTGCTCGATGTAGGTTTTTTGACCAGAATGCAGCAGCTCGTCCTTTCCCTCTCTCATAGTATTCTGAGGGCAGGTCTACATGTGAAGGAATGGCATCGAGGCAATGGGCCAGATGATCTCACCGACAGAGTTAATCTACCGTCAGTAATTATATTTGTCTGAAATGAAGTAGAACCAATATCTGGGTTAAGTGCATAATCTTTACCCAATAATCCAACTGGTGGACTCCATCCACGTAACTGTGACTATGCTCTTGCGATGAAAAGAGTTTATATTAAATCACATATGTGTTTAAAGTTATCTGCATGATAATTTCATTTCCATAATTGCCTTTTTCACATCACggcatatatatacaataataccATAATGTCGTTCATATGTTTCCCGCATAGGTCTTTCAAATCACTTTGGAACATCCTATTACTGACATAAAAGTGTTTgctagaacagtttttcttctTGACTTATCACGAATTGGATACTCCGTGTTGGCCCACCGTTGGCGCTATAACGAAGAGGGGAATCCCCCCAATGTCAGCCGCATGGCTTCCGTACAGAAtgtcactgaaataaaaacCTCTGTGTTCACAGGCACGCAGCgatcaatcaaaaaaacaaaaacaaaaaaaaatgtggtatCATATTGCAGTGTGTGCTGAGATAGAGTGTTGTAACATCTAGACATGGCtgattgaaatattgccgacgtgtccataagccataatcattcattcattctagaTGTTTATCTGAATTATGTTCGCCCTGATTAACACTACTgtcatttaacatttccaaataTAATGTTTCAAGAAAAttgcacacacacaaatatatatatatatatatatatatatatatatatatatatatatatatatatatatatatatatatatatatatatatatatatatatatatacgtgcgtgtgtgtgtttggagaaataaataaataaatatatatatatatatatatatatatatatatatatatatatatatatatatatatatatatatatttatttctccaaacacacacacgcaagtatacacacacacacactcacacacgtTAAAAAACCTGTTTGCCAAGATTGGCAGTtacagaaaattatttttttgcaaTCAGACTTCATAATGGCCAAATGAAGCTGATTTGGCCGAATGAGATTCACCCTGATGAATTTATGTTACTAGTAGAGCTCTGTCCGCTAGGGGGCGTCTAGGACGGTTTGATCAATGGGGACATCAGATGTCACTGATCTTCTCAGCCCATTACGGAAGTGGAATCAGCATTCAATTTCCCATTTCTCCTACTTCTGAATTTACTCACTGACTTTTTCCTAACAGGATTTATGCTCTGTGTCTTGCTGCTGACACTTGGGCGAGCTATAACAAATATTCAGATAACGTGTCCATCGTGTGATACTTGTCCGCGAATTGAAACAAAAAGTGTTTCTCCTAATCCATTATAGTGTGCAAATGACGTCTATTCGTATAGACACGCATTGTCGATGAACATGTAAAATTGGCCATTATTTGTCATTAATGTGATACGCAATGTATCCTGTAGAATCGTACAGAACGACAAATAGTGGGAGCTGGTTAGCGCATCACGTGACTTCTCGATAAACTACTTTGCTGACAACAGTCTAAGCTCTGAATCTCCTCCATTCTCATTTTCAAATTATGATGGGTATTTTTTAAGATCGTGTTCGATGTTAGTTGACGTGTACACTGTCTATACGTTCCATGTCTCCTGTAGTGTGTCTTTTTTCCACTTCCCTCAAAGTTTGTTGCTATTTTTACGTATTGTAAACTGTCGAGAACAAATGTCGGAAAATTACCTTTTATGTGTATTTGCGCCCTCTGTTCCCTTTAAAATGGATATTATATACAATTCTGGCAAAGTCTAGTTCTATACGACCGGGttctgtatgtctttaattatattaaggAATTTCCATTCATACCATGGCGGACAATTTTATGGGAATTAAACTGAACTGAATGAGGTAACCCAACAACTTTTGCAAATTACTGACgaccatattggtagaagacaaatggtcttctgAATCAACGAACGTCGGACACTTCAAACGGACCCATGAGCGCCCTTGACCCCATGTTATCACCACATACACATGAACAATAAGGAGGAAAGAATCTAGGAATTCGCTTTCCAAGGACACGATTGCTCCTTGGCCATTGTGATCGTGTGTTTGAATACCGTTCTGTCTGGTTCTACAGCTCCCATAAATCAGAGGGTTTACCAGGAACATGGGAGATGTTCGGTGGTTTCGTTAGGAATGTAGAATTCTTATTGTTTGGTCAGCTATATGCTGTGTCTAATATTTCTCATTGACGGCATATTTAGCTCCATGCATCCGGGATATTGGTCCATATAAATATGACAACGTTTAAACAGAACTGGTAAAAGGAGGCACCGCGGTGGTCTAACAGAACTTAcctaaaacagaaacattaagacggaaaaaaataacaagaaaacatgaaaggaaCCCGGAATGAttattcaacatacatgtatatacctcttTAGCTGAGACACAGAACGATAAATTTAACGAACTGTATGTTCTCTTTTAAACACATGTTTGACTACAGGTCTGATGACAGAGGCGTTTCCTGGAACTAACTCATTTTCTCCAGTCTGCTATAACGTGGCCATTAACTTAGATAGGTGTCAGATTAAACGTCGTGGAGCGAACTCTCCAAGGCCCAACTGCTTTTTCAATCTGCAGCATTAATACAGAGCATGTTTACTGACTTGGTTTCTACGACATAGCCATTAGCTTAAATAAGTTAAATCTATTGACATATAAATGGGTTTCGCGTCTGCAGATGACTTGTCAACTCTTGCAATATACCTCTGTCATTGTACAGTGTGTTGCGTGGATATAAGGAAAAGTAAAGGGCAATACGGCGAGAAGGCCATGGTTTTAACACAGTATAGTGCGACAGAGCCGTTCATTAAACGTATGGATTGAGcacatgcatttttattttgttaaacatCATTTATTGTCTTTAACAGGTACCCATTAAGCCGAAAGCttatactgtgtatatatgaatTGTTCATTAAAGAGCTAAATATTAACAAACAAAACCATCCTATAAATTCCCAAAGGTGTGTTTATACTGCAGAACTGAATTTTGTATGTGGAGAAACTGAGTAACTGGTGCTGAGCTAAGTAATTGCTAAAGGCTACATAACATAATGAAAAGTAATTACTGTGTGGATTGTCAACAAGTCCCCGCTACAGCATCACAGGTCCGTCCGAGGGTAGGCTATATCACACGTCACGTCACGTCAAACTGTTATGGTTTCTTCATCAATAAACCTACAACCGCCGTAGtcgtcaaatatttttgagtatgtcgttaaaactcaaataaatttGCTAAATGTAATCATAAGAGTTCATGTAATGATAATAGCTgtcaatataaaacaaaacagtttggtTAGGGCGTTGAAGAACTTGAGattaaaaacatcaacatttattaATCGCCTGTAGGGACAATCAGATAGGTCTTGAAGTTAAGTCACAGTTTGTTTTTAGTTCATGAAACATACAAGAACTATGTCCGAAGCCTACTTGCACATTAAAAGGCAGAAAGATGAATATGCATGCAAATGGACAGAAAGAGAAATGTCGACTCTGTCTCAGGGAAATTTAGCTGCAGAAAAACTGAACGCTGCTAGCAGCTACTATGGCAAGCTATTTCATTGCCAGGCTGGGTTTATGGGGATTGAATTGCCAGCGTTAACCCATATGTTTTGTATGACCTGATGAGAGGTAAGCTCCCATGATACCTCTTCCTTCTGTTTAGCGAACCAATGTCCCCAGGTTGTCATCAGGGTATTAAACGGCCATCATCCATGCGGTATAATGTGCattaaatgtttatatgttttatcTATGAGGAGAACCCGATTTGTAATGAGAGTGAATGATCTTCACTCAATAATTCAGGACCTCGTAACTAGGCATATACTAATCGATAAGCTACTAAATTTCAGTGACAAATCCTGTGCGACGTGTACACACGTATGTATTAGTTGTTTACTCGTCTATCCTTCAGCCACATTCCCTCACCTTGATTGCGAAAGTGCTGTAACGATCTCTTCGTGAAATGCGATCGTACCATACCCAGGGCTTCTGTAACGCCAGGTTTAATGTCCACAATTGGAAATGAAACTGAAGAGCTCTTGATTTTCTAGAACAAGGTTAGATGGGTTATGCTTTTGAAAAATAAACCCGGTTCTATATACTTGCAAttataaaacattcattttcGTCTTATTTGTATAAGCATAAGATAAGAATGTTTAATAGGAGTGTTGGTGAATAAAAGAAGAGAGTTCCGTAATGAAGATACTGATATCTTTATAATCAAGCATAACGAAGCATCAGAGGAGATTGTTGTTCCAGGGGAGTGGCGACATTTCATCCTTCAGTAATAAATTATGGAGAACTGGAAATGGAAACCCTAATGGTTGATGGAAAAGAGATACGGACTCATTGCGACTAAAAGACAGTAAAATTTATAAGACCTGAGGGGTGGGCGGTTGGAAGACAACTGATTAAGGAAAGTGTGATAAAAGTGGCCAGATCTGATTTGCAATCTATAGCTGGCATCAAATAAAAGTCATATATTCTGTCCCATGTTTGGTATTCTCTGGAAACTGTGGTTCTACGGCAACTTGTGAATATTGAGATTAAGGTAAGATAATTGGATTTCACGTTTGTATTGCTATCGTGGCGCTAAACGAATGAATTATTGCAACGTAAGCGTGTTCACGAAGCCCATTGTGTACGATTCCAGTCGATTTGAAGTATATATGTCAGTGTTGTATGATATTCCTTTCGAtcatatatttgtgtgtatggTACAGAAGGACTTGAGTGTTGTAAGGTGCTCGCTGAACAAGGGTTTCTGTTGTACATGAATTCACACCATTTAGTTACAATTGAAGGTGCGTGTTCAAATCGAACTATCGCTTACTCGGCGATGTCCTCACGCCTCACGTTTGATCAGGTTTCTGGGAAAGACCCGTGCGGGAGGGGTTGGGGATTGGGGTGCTTTAAATCTGATCCATGTCATATAAGGGACGTATTCTTCCGTATCGTGTAGTCCATGAAAAAGATTTCGGAAGTCACATTTCTCGTAACATTTTTCGTAAAAGACAGTGTCTAGGTGATATTACCATAAGAATATTTACGAGAAAAAGTTAACAAAAGTTGATTCACGAAGTTTTGTAAAAATGAGCGCcagtttactgtaaattttcttAATAATATAGGTTTATAATTTCGCTGGATGTATATAATTTCGAATATATGTTTGTCCCCTACGACTTTCACTCTTAACTTTCAGGTGAAGTGAAAATCGCAAAACGAAAGAAGAAAGTAGGTACATTTTACGTGCAATAAAAATAATCTTTATTCTAGATTCtcttttaaataaatttgattaaaCTCATACTGTGGCTCTTGTATACCGTCAAGAAGTTTCCAGTTGCGGCTTGGGTCAGATCTGACCAGCTTTACCCACTTCCCACCGTCTTCAGCTCACGCATGCAGGTTCCGGGCAAAGGATTCCATCAATGAGCCGCCTTGTGACACGATACACCCTTTTATTGAATTTCTGCgcttttttcttgtttactcGGCGGAAGACTTTTTTCTGTGGAATGTAGTGAGATCTTTGAAATTGATTTTGGTGGTGATAGAAATACGGAGTGGAGCGTGTGAAGAAAGCGGGGATTGAGCGGGATAAGAAGGAGCATGGAGAGTTGCTGTCCGTGTGCCATCGATCTGGGAGAACCTCTGTTACACTATATTCTATGAGTCTCTTATTCTCCCGTAACGGCGCCAACAACTGAGGCGGGAtggttttggggggggggggggggtagtggaGAGGGGGAGTTGTCCACATCCTCCACAGCTTTGTCCTGTATATAGCCAAATGTGGAGTACTTAAAGATGCTAACACAGGCACATTCTTGAAAATTACCTTTAATGTCTACAGTACACTATGTATATGAGTCCCCTGTGTTCTCACGCAATGGTAACATGGGAGTTTTCCCACTTCCTTCAGTCTGTAACTACCTCTAGTTCTGTTCGTACGTGTATTGTCCACTATCGAGAAGACATTCTAAAAATTTACCTTTTTGTGTACAGTACACTATATATATGCGCATTCCCTGTTTCCTCTAGTGGTAATATGGGAGTTTCTTTCCACTTCCCTCAGGGTCTATTGTTATCGAATTCTGTACGTATGGTCAACTGCTGAAAAATTACCTTTTATGTGTATATGCGTCCTCTCTTTCCTTTAAAAAGGACGTTATATATACTTCCTGTAAAGTCTAAGTCCTGTATGACCAGGTGTGTAGTGTAATAATATGGGCCTACAAGATTATTCCAGAAAGTTACCTTCTGTGTTTTGATATACTTTTCCGTGAGCTCATCCGACCATCGATAAATCACATCAAATGGACAGGAAGTTCCATCCATTTTATTATTCAGCTGGGAATGTTCCGATAATAAACACAATTATACgaaattttctctttttgcAATGTCATAAGTAAAATGGACACACACAAATGATGGGATGCTTATGTCATTTATAAACCATTGTGTTGTTAGGTTCTTTGAAAGAGTTGCTTGTCCAGAAGGATCAATCTGGTCAACATACATTTCACGCCAAGATTTACTGGTAACATTTGCACTCCGAAGCCTTAGCTCTAAGTTACTCAATTTACAGTCACGCACGGCGTGTGTAGTAAGCCGAACACAGTGACCATTTCGGGGAACTTAGCCCTGGCCTGTCATCATTCGGCAGGATGAACAGGAACGCCCCGGTCGATCAAATCACCCTTAACTCGGCTGCGTTGAATTTCCCAATTCCCACTTAAACGAGAAACCGCATGGTCAGATCTAGAGCTAGTGGCCATCCGTCGAGACTTCAAGGAGACGAAGGGTTGAGGGTATCAAGCGTTCTGGTAACCGATTATTACATCACTAATAATCCAGCGTTTGTCTGCCGTTCacattcatcattcattcacGTGTTATATATCCGTCTTCAAGGACAACGCTTTCCCTCTAAACCAGTAAAGGTCGATCGTGTTCAGCTTTTATTGTTGTGCTCCTGATTTCAATGACTGATTGTTACTCAAGAAGCTTTCAGTTGCTCGATGGCGGTCACTTTTAGTGGTATgggaaacaggagtgcctggggtaaaccactgaccttcgacAGGtgactgacgaacttttccacgtgtgacattTAAGTATGGTCTTCGTTTGAGGCTGCACAAACGGAAACACTTTTCGTCACAAACGCTCCACGAAGAGTGCGAGCAAGTAAATTTACAAATCCCCTTTTTCCACTTCACCGCGATACTAGCGATtgaaaccaaacacacaaatcACTCGACCCCGGTATGCTCTCTTCATTTTCCTGAGATGGTTCGTGTTTAGGTAATCTTTAAGACGAGGGCCACCATGTCATTGTCCGTATTACAAGGGCTGAATGCTCTTTCCAGTTTGGGTGCGAATCACCTCTGAACACGGAGAGGTACCCCATTGTTATGTACTCCATTGTTATGGGGCCCGAAGTTCCGATTGGTAACCTTTAGAATTTGTGTGCAGCAGACGGTGAGATGATTAACCTCAGTGTCTCAGGCAGAAATGTCCGCAGGCACACAGGAAGTGAATCGAAATATTTT encodes the following:
- the LOC135466974 gene encoding protein TsetseEP-like encodes the protein MITDCSQNDFQTFEEVIKRANISSFRECDPHSEPDADTGPNPYTDTDPHVDPQTVPDPHAEPKPRTQPAPHTGPATHAESDPHAESDPHAEADPHVGPDLHAELDPHAEPNRLDPHAEADPHTGPALNADSDPHAESNPRTQPDPHTGSDPDAEPDPHTGPNSHAEPGFYTQPNPRSKPGSYIDTSPCAGSDIRHCARESHFFLFWRAQHEGSKDPLFIPYTGSSNLYIKESCEYPVQNRYKDDCPFVIIGIVRQ